From Xiphophorus maculatus strain JP 163 A chromosome 12, X_maculatus-5.0-male, whole genome shotgun sequence, the proteins below share one genomic window:
- the pes1 gene encoding pescadillo homolog — protein MGGLQKKKYERGSATNYITRNRARKKLMLSLPDFRRLCILKGIYPHEPKHKKKVNKGSTAPRTFYLLKDIRFLLHEPIVSKFREYKIFVRKLRRAYGKTEWSAVERLKENKPAYKLDHIVKERYPTFIDALRDIDDALCMGFLFSTFARTGKCHVQTIQLCRRLTVEWMNYVIASRALRKVFLSIKGIYYQAEVMGQLITWLVPYQFSHDHPTDVDYRVMATFTELYTTLLGFVNFRLYQSLNLVYPPKLDSKAESELKEDDEEDYAMNSESYTEKLSALSSSLARVVSSVEEEDAKLDEFPDEGEDMEKMEAREKEQKQLETQKKIFEGLKFFINREVPRESLAFVIRCFGGQVSWDKSVCIGSTYDVTDETITHQIVDRPNVDKQYMNRYYIQPQWVYDCVNAKIRLPVEDYFLGVNLPPHLSPFVEEKEGDYVPPEKLKIMALQRGEKLAQQDEEEEEEEEEEEDENEEEEDDEEEAEEKNLKKMEEQRSQGKSLQVKVTPGKVKVENPARLEQEEKAEEKRLAIMMMKKKEKYLYDKIMFGKKRKVREVNKLAAKRKAHDDAEKAKKKKARK, from the exons ATGGGGGgtcttcagaagaaaaag TATGAGCGGGGCTCTGCCACCAACTACATCACCAGGAACAGAGCACGAAAGAAGCTCATGCTGAGCCTCCCTGACTTCAG GCGGCTGTGCATTCTTAAAGGAATTTATCCACATGAGCCAAAACACAAGAAGAAGGTGAACAAAGGCTCCACTGCTCCAAGGACCTTCTACCTGCTTAAAGACATCCGGTTTCTACTGCATGAGCCAATTGTGTCCAAGTTCAGAGAGTACAAG atCTTTGTGCGTAAACTAAGGAGGGCTTATGGAAAAACAGAGTGGTCTGCTGTTGAAAGACTCAAAGAGAACAAGCCGGCCTATAAATTGGACCACATTGTGAAAGAAAG GTACCCCACCTTTATCGACGCACTACGTGACATTGACGACGCCCTCTGCATGGGTTTTTTGTTCTCCACATTTGCCCGAACAGGAAAATGTCATGTGCAAACAATCCAATTGTGCAGGCGCCTTACTGTAGAGTGGATGAACTACGTGATTGCGTCTCGTGCGCTCAGAAAG GTTTTCCTCTCCATCAAGGGAATATATTACCAAGCTGAGGTCATGGGACAACTCATTACATGGCTGGTGCCATATCAGTTCTCCCATGAT cACCCAACAGATGTTGACTACAGAGTCATGGCGACTTTCACAGAGTTGTACACAACTCTCCTGGGGTTTGTCAACTTCAGACTCTACCAGTCTCTCAACTTGGTGTACCCTCCAAAG CTGGATAGTAAAGCAGAATCAGAGCTCAAAGAAGACGATGAAGAAGACTATGCCATGAATTCAGAGAGCTACACTGAG AAACTTTCAGCTCTTAGTTCCAGCCTGGCACGTGTTGTTTCCtcagtggaggaggaggatgctAAACTTGATGAGTTTCCTGATGAAGGG gaGGACATGGAGAAGATGGAAGCCAGGGAGAAGGAACAGAAACAGTTGGAAACCCAGAAAAAGATATTTGAGGGGCTCAAATTCTTCATCAACAGAGAAGTGCCCAGAGAGTCGCTGGCGTTTGTCATCAG GTGTTTCGGTGGTCAGGTGTCCTGGGATAAATCTGTTTGCATTGGAAGCACATATGATGTCACAGATGAGACCATCACACATCAGATTGTTGACAGACCTAATGTGGACAAACAGTACATGAACAG GTACTACATCCAGCCCCAGTGGGTGTATGACTGTGTCAATGCTAAAATCCGCCTCCCTGTGGAGGACTACTTTCTTGGAGTAAATCTGCCTCCTCATCTGTCTCCATTTGTGGAAGAGAAGGAAGGAGACTATGTTCCCCCAGAGAAGCTGAAGATAATGGCCTTACAGCGAGGAGAAAAACTTG CTCAACaagatgaggaagaagaggaagaggaggaggaagaagaagatgaaaatgaagaggaggaagatgatgaagaggaggccGAAGAGAAGAACCTCAAAAAGATGGAGGAGCAAAGATCTCAGGGGAAG TCTCTTCAAGTTAAAGTGACGCCTGGAAAAGTGAAGGTAGAAAATCCCGCTCGCttggagcaggaggagaaggcagaggaaaaacGTCTTGCCATCATGATGatgaagaaaaaggagaagTACCTGTATGACAAGATCATGtttggaaaaaagagaaaagtcagAGAG GTGAACAAGCTTGCTGCCAAGAGGAAAGCGCATGATGATGCTGAGAAagccaagaagaaaaaagcaagaaaataa
- the gal3st1 gene encoding galactosylceramide sulfotransferase, with translation MAGKQGRQWRSMCKGLILGTLLTSCMILLYCLPFQQANSNPPEVPVPYSCAHRPSHLHPKTSTNMSQKNSSQSCSPKVDIMFMKTHKTASSTFLNILFRFGEKHHLQFAFPNSRNDFFYPSLFQRSQVKDYKPGMCFNIICNHMRFNAPEVAKLLPLDTSYITILRDPAELFESSFHYFGRIVPFTWTIPGDDKLTEFLLDPHSYFDPEGFNSFYLKNLLFFDFGLDNTLELENPQVDEGIRFISERFYLVMLVEHFEESLILLKDALCWEMDDLLFFKLNARKGSTVSKLTPELRARALEWNAIDWKLYQHFNQTFWKKVDAYGRQRMAKDVAELRKRNKEMASICIEGGHAVEAGSIQETDMQPWQPIGEKSIMGYNLKKNVDKTHRKLCRKMLMPEIQYLTELGVNLWITKLWGHVRNILNW, from the exons ATGGCTGGCAAGCAAGGGAGACAATGGAGGTCCATGTGCAAAGGCCTCATCCTGGGAACACTTCTAACCAGCTGTATGATCCTGCTTTACTGTCTCCCCTTCCAACAAGCCAATTCCAACCCACCTGA GGTCCCAGTGCCTTACTCCTGTGCCCATCGTCCATCCCATCTTCACCCTAAAACATCCACCAACATGTCCCAAAAAAACTCGAGCCAGTCTTGCTCTCCTAAAGTGGACATAATGttcatgaaaacacacaaaacggCCAGCAGCACTTTCCTCAACATCCTGTTCCGTTTTGGAGAGAAACACCATCTTCAGTTTGCCTTTCCCAACAGCAGGAATGACTTCTTTTATCCATCCCTTTTCCAACGTTCCCAGGTCAAAGACTACAAACCTGGAATGTGCTTTAACATCATCTGCAATCACATGCGGTTCAATGCTCCAGAAGTGGCTAAACTACTTCCTTTAGACACATCCTACATCACCATTCTGAGAGACCCGGCAGAACTTTTTGAGTCATCATTCCACTATTTTGGCCGGATAGTGCCTTTTACCTGGACGATACCGGGTGACGACAAGCTGACGGAGTTCCTGCTTGACCCTCACAGCTACTTTGATCCAGAGGGCTTTAATTCCTTCTACCTCAAGAACCTACTTTTCTTTGACTTTGGACTTGACAACACTCTGGAGCTGGAGAATCCACAGGTAGACGAGGGAATCAGATTCATCTCGGAGCGCTTCTATCTGGTCATGTTGGTGGAACACTTTGAGGAATCACTGATCCTGCTCAAAGATGCTCTATGCTGGGAGATGGACGACTTGCTCTTCTTCAAGCTCAATGCCCGCAAGGGATCCACTGTGTCTAAACTTACCCCTGAGCTGAGGGCCAGGGCTCTTGAGTGGAATGCCATTGACTGGAAGCTATACCAGCATTTCAACCAAACGTTTTGGAAGAAGGTAGATGCCTATGGGCGGCAGCGTATGGCCAAAGACGTGGCAGAACttaggaaaagaaacaaagagatgGCATCGATCTGCATTGAGGGAGGCCATGCAGTAGAAGCCGGCAGCATCCAGGAGACAGACATGCAGCCCTGGCAGCCAATAGGAGAGAAGTCTATCATGGGCTATAACCTAAAGAAGAATGTGGACAAAACACATCGGAAGTTGTGTCGTAAGATGTTGATGCCAGAGATTCAGTACCTGACAGAACTGGGGGTGAACCTGTGGATCACCAAGCTGTGGGGCCATGTTCGAAACATTCTTAACTGGTGA